One window from the genome of Cryptomeria japonica chromosome 6, Sugi_1.0, whole genome shotgun sequence encodes:
- the LOC131062575 gene encoding uncharacterized protein LOC131062575: protein MTNGFFLVIAKNNENKNWVFDNGPFFMGGKGLFIKDWKPNFNQLKAHLEEVPIWLRLYNLSREYWNEETFMNIDNKMGFYIKSDEAIEAKDFNMYVRICIGWKPHFPLPNTIEINTNEGCWLQEVEVEENLERCKLCEKEGHSAEICFIDPKRKFVAMNDVDSHFQTMQEEVKAR from the coding sequence ATGACTAACGGATTTTTCCTTGTTATTGCGAAGAATAATGAAAATAAGAACTGGGTTTTTGATAATGGACCCTTTTTTATGGGAGGTAAGGGTTTGTTTATCAAAGATTGGAAGCCAAATTTTAATCAACTTAAGGCCCATCTAGAGGAGGTTCCAATTTGGTTGAGGCTATATAATCTATCACGAGAGTATTGGAATGAAGAAACCTTTATGAATATTGACAATAAGATGGGCTTCTACATTAAATCGGATGAAGCTATAGAGGCGAAGGACTTCAACATGTATGTTCGTATTTGTATTGGTTGGAAGCCTCATTTCCCTTTGCCCAACACTATAGAGATCAACACTAATGAAGGTTGTTGGCTACAAGAAGTTGAAGTTGAAGAAAACCTGGAAAGATGTAAGTTGTGTGAAAAAGAGGGGCATTCGGCAGAAATATGCTTTATTGACCCTAAGAGAAAATTTGTAGCTATGAATGACGTAGATTCCCACTTTCAGACTATGCAAGAGGAAGTGAAGGCTCGATAG